AAGAGCGTAGTCTATTTCCATTTCGGCCCAGGCATCCTGATCACAGGCCTGCTGGCAGGAACAGCCGCCGCCTTTCTGGCCACGCTGCTTCCGGTGATACCTGGTGTGCGCAAGGCACCGTCGGAGTTATTGAAGGAATGATTATGGACCCCATGTGTGCTAAGAACTTTATCCTGCTCCGGTCGTTGCGTCCAGCAGCCGGTCACGGCTGCCGGACTCCACTTATCTGCAGGCTTAGAATGGATTCTGCACCGTGCCGGGATGCTGCGGCGCCTTTGAACTCCTCCGCAGGACAAAGTTCCCAGCACATTAATAAACAGGAGGCTTTTTGAAAGAATTATTCCTGCTGCTGCTGTTTTGTTTTTACACCTGTATTCATGCCCTGACTGTCGAGGAAATCATCAAAAAAGTCGACCATAACATGGCGCCAGACTCTGTGATCTATCACGGCGAGATGACGATACACGACGGGAACAGCGTGTTTCAGAAATCCATGAAAATCTATGGCAGGGGCAATGACACCGCTTTCATCGAGTTCCTCTCACCTCCCCGCGACGCAGGCACCCGCTATCTGCGCCTGTCCGACAATCTCTGGATGTTCCTGCCCAGGGCCTCTCGCACAGTGAAAATCTCAGGCCATATGCTGCGCCAGAACATGATGGGCAGCGATTTTTCCTATGAGGACCAGACAGAGCGCCGCAAATTCTGGGAGCAGTATGACAGCGCCATTGCCACTGAAGAAGTTTTCGACACCCGCGAAGTCTATGTGCTGGAAATGATCGCCAAGCCGGGTCGCGAAATCACCTACACGCGCCGCAAAATCTGGGTTGATAAAGAAAACTTTGTCGTCTACAAATCCGAAATGTACGCCAAGTCAGGCAAGCTCCTGAAACTGATGTCAGTACTTGAATACAAACCCTGCGGAGACCGCTGGTTTGCCACAAAGATGCGCATGGAAGACAAGATCAAGGGAAACTCATACACTGAAATCCAGATCACAGACATAGAACTGGATGTGGCGATTCCAGACCAGGTGTTCACTATGCAGAATCTGGAGCGCAGAAGATAATTATTTCTCTTTCTGTACCCCGCCAAAAGCGAACTGCTGGTTTTTCCTGGTTTTATTGATGAAGTTATCAAGACGCTTCTGAAACTGTTCGGGTCCGTGCTTTCTTCCAGCTTCGATGTAAGCGATGCGGACTCTCTTGTAATTGTCGGCAAAGGCCTGGAAATTCTTCCAGACAGATTTATCCTTTTTCAAAGCTTCCAGAACATCGGGCGCGATTTCCAGTTCCTGTTTTTCCATTAATGTTTCAGGATTTTTCAATGCAGCGAGACCTGCAGGAGTCATGCGTCCTTCCGCTATCAGCCGCCGCATGCGCTCGATGTTCGGCTGCGACCAGGGGCTGTTCTTCTTCCTGGGTGAAAAGCGCTGGGCATAACACTCCTCGTCTATCCCTTTGACAATGCTGTCGATCCAGCCGAAGCAGAGCGCTTCTTCCACAGCGTCTGCGTAAGGTATCCGCGGTCTTTTTGAATGCTTCTTGGGATAAATCAGCCAGATTTCCTTTTCTGCCGCATGATGCTCCAGCAGCCACTCCCGCCATTCAGATGAGCTTTTCACATAAAGTGTTTTTCCGATTTCCATCTTTATATTTTAAACCAATTTGGGAAATATTAAAATCGACTTTACTGCCCTTTTTCCGGGACCATTTTCTTCTGTTTAACTGTCGCTTTAAAAATAAATGGAATAAATTCCAGGATTTGGTATTTATATTAGCGGAGGACGAATGGAAGAAGTCCGGAATCAAAACATGGCTGAACCGAATCACGAAACTGTTTTCAAGCAGATCTACTTGAGGCATTACAGGGAAATTTTCCTCTACTGCTATCATCTCACCGCAGATCGCGAGGAAAGCCTGGACATCGCCCAGGACGTGTTCTGCAAGGCTTATGACGAGCAGAGGATCGGCAGCCCGGATTTCAAGGTCAGACCCTGGCTTTACAGGGTGGCACGCAACGAATGCCTGCTTTTCTTCCGCAAGGTGCGGCGCTGGCTCAGGGAAAAAACAGCTTACAGCCTGCTCTCAGAGTCAGCAGAACCCAGCAGGGACGAGGAATTTCTGAAGATCAATGCTCTTCTTTCCCGAATGCCGGCCAGGTACAAGAGCATCCTGTACCTGAAATATTTCGAGGAGATGAGTTACGAAGAAATTGCCGAGTCCGAGGAAATTCCGCTGGGAACGGTCATGTCACGGCTTTCGAGAGCCAAGTCGATCTTCAAGGAGGTGATGGAACATGGAACTCTATAAATATTACCAGGATTTGAGAAAGACAGCACCCACAATGGCTGTTTCTGAGAAAATGGCTTCGGAAATCGCAGACAAGGTTAATTCTAGAAGGAACCTGCTGCAGTCCAATCTCATCATTTCAGTTCTTGTACTTCTGTCTGCCTTTATTTACTGCATTTCACTGGGAAGCCCCGCGCTTCCGGTCAACGATGCTTCAGGATCCATGTTGATCTATGCTGTGGATCTCGCCCTGAGAATAGCAGTTTCGCTTGGACTCTTCCTTACACTGGTCACACTGGTTTTTACGTCCATATACAGTCTCGCAGAGAACAGGTTCCACAGCTTCAGATTGAAATTTGAAACCAAGATGGAGGGCATATGAATACTTATCAAAAACAGATTGTACACAGAATGGCAGCAATTTTCCTGGTCACAGCAGAGCTGATTTTCTTCATCCTGCTGCTGGACTTCATGAAAAACGGCACTTTGGGAGCTTTTTTCGGTGATTATACCCCGCAGTCCCAGACATCTGAATCCGCTCCCATCAAAAAATCCTATTCAGTATGCCAGCGCGAAGCCTCAGAGGCTGTCGAGCGGAATCAGCTTATTTTCAACTGCATGAACCGGACAGCAGATGACTCTTATCTGATCTGGTCGGTATTTGATAATCATATAGACAAGAAATATGCCGAAGAGGCTCTGCCTCTGCTCCATCGGATTGCAGAACTGTTACCCCATGAAGACAGGGATTTTGAAATTCTGCTTTCTGATCAC
The window above is part of the Candidatus Wallbacteria bacterium genome. Proteins encoded here:
- a CDS encoding outer membrane lipoprotein-sorting protein; the encoded protein is MKELFLLLLFCFYTCIHALTVEEIIKKVDHNMAPDSVIYHGEMTIHDGNSVFQKSMKIYGRGNDTAFIEFLSPPRDAGTRYLRLSDNLWMFLPRASRTVKISGHMLRQNMMGSDFSYEDQTERRKFWEQYDSAIATEEVFDTREVYVLEMIAKPGREITYTRRKIWVDKENFVVYKSEMYAKSGKLLKLMSVLEYKPCGDRWFATKMRMEDKIKGNSYTEIQITDIELDVAIPDQVFTMQNLERRR
- a CDS encoding YdeI/OmpD-associated family protein translates to MEIGKTLYVKSSSEWREWLLEHHAAEKEIWLIYPKKHSKRPRIPYADAVEEALCFGWIDSIVKGIDEECYAQRFSPRKKNSPWSQPNIERMRRLIAEGRMTPAGLAALKNPETLMEKQELEIAPDVLEALKKDKSVWKNFQAFADNYKRVRIAYIEAGRKHGPEQFQKRLDNFINKTRKNQQFAFGGVQKEK
- a CDS encoding RNA polymerase sigma factor, with the translated sequence MEEVRNQNMAEPNHETVFKQIYLRHYREIFLYCYHLTADREESLDIAQDVFCKAYDEQRIGSPDFKVRPWLYRVARNECLLFFRKVRRWLREKTAYSLLSESAEPSRDEEFLKINALLSRMPARYKSILYLKYFEEMSYEEIAESEEIPLGTVMSRLSRAKSIFKEVMEHGTL